The DNA sequence ACTCTCATCTCCAACCAGGTGTATCTCTGCTCCCTTCGAACAAGTTCAACTCGATGATTTCCACCATCTATTCGACGAAATCTACATTCTCCGTTGCTTCTTCCTTGACCATCTTGCTGTTATTCCCATGACTTACGTTTAACCTTACAATTAAGGGAAaacgaaaagaaggaagaaaagggTGAACCATGTGAAAAACTCGTGCTTATTTAACACGCTGTTATTGCCAGTGTTCGAATGGCTAACTCGGGCAACAGACGTAGCAAGTGCGTGCTTGTACCGCTGCCATTCACTCGTCTTCTAATACACGCGTCTTCCGTTACGCTCGATATTTTCATTCACCTACGACGAAATCTTATGCCAACTTGAGTTCATCGAGCACACCAACGAGGTGGGGGAAAGGTTGACTGCAACGGGTCAGACTTCTTTCGACTTTTATGCTACTCTACTACTAGCTTCTTCTAGTTTCACGTTCgaccacacacacacacgtacaCGCGCACGCGCGCGTCCGCACGCAAAAGTTGTCGATAAAAGGGATAAAATCGCAAACGCTCCTGCCGCATTACGATTTATACAAACCGAATAGTTTCCGTACCAAAACGATCCGCCTCGACAAATCGATCACTAGATTTATGATTCAGATCCTATCAACTAGATCCTATCAAACGTACGAAAAGTTATCGAACCGGACACGTTACTCGTCTCAGACTATCAGCAAAAATCAGATCCGATTATTCTTGAAAAAATCGAGCAAAAAACATCGTGCGCAATTGGTATTTACGTTAGAGGTGGCGTGCGTACattcgaagaaacgaaacacAGCGCCAGCTATACAGGATGAACTCGCGCGAGTTTCTGCGTCAGCCGTCTTGGAATAGCGAATGATGTCAAGCTCGCTGCTTCGATTCGGTTCAGCTCGTTCGTTCACGAGTTGGCCGAATACACACGATACTTCGCGATACATTCGCTGAATCGAGAGGATCTTTCGAAACTTTGAAACTCTATAATACCGACTAGTCGAATCGATATATCGACGTTACTGAAACATCATTAGCTACAAGAACAAAAGATAATATGCGACGCTTGCTCGAACGTCTTAGACTCGGGCAACCAATTTGGAGACGTTTGAAAACATGGTAACGTAGGAACGATACGAAAAAGCGAATAGTGCAAACTGCTGCAAGCACACCTATGCTAATAAAAAACCTCTACGATTATATCTTCTTATCGTCAATAACTCGTAAATAACGTCGATATTTTGCGGAAGGATGCTTAACATAAACAAttacgtaaaaatatttccGAATGAATAAACAAGCGTGTCACTCGAATAAAACTAATAATTTCATCGAAAGTCTGTCTAGTTGattctttttaaacaaaagaaaacaccACTCGATTTAGTCGTTAGCAGTAAAGAGAATGTAGAAAGGTTCAGATGCGATCACTCGTCAAAATGGCAATACGATCGTGAACAACGATTAAAGAGACACGCGACGTTCTTGTCGTATCCAAGATACCTTATTAATCggtaaaattcaatttccgACCGTACACGATACTCGTACCATACACACTTCCACAAATTTCGATCGCAGCCACAAAGTGTTATACCTATGGTCCGTCCATGGAACCATAAAATCGATAGCTGACTACCCGTTCGATAACGCGTTTAATTACCGTTTTCTCTCATTGACAGTTGTCCTTGATATATAACACTACATGTAACAACACGACCACCGAGACTTTCTTCAACCTCTAACAAGCAAGAACTTGTTTGTTTTTAACCGACTAGTTTTAGCCGTTTAGTTTATAGCGTCACGTTAAAAGAACGAACAATGGTAGATAAGGGTAGCGTTCAGCAAGAACAACCCCCTGCTACTGCTCGGTCAAATTCTTGAGCATACCGATCAACAACTCGAGACCGCACGCATACTCGccaatttattattacttataAACTTAGCGCGACAACTATCATTCGAAGCTTTTCTCGCGTTATTTCGGggtttttcatttcaaattcgAACTTACAATAGTTGTACGCCAAATTACCGAATtatggaaagaaaaaaataagagaaaggTGGGAATGATGATCGAACGAAGAGACGGTCAGActggaaaaaagaaggagTAGAACATTGACATGAATCGATAGAATTACCGTGCCAACGATGTTTACGACTTTTCCAATAAATTTAGAAATGGAATGGAAAACactttgaaataataaaatggcAAACTTATGAAACACATCACCTATATGATAACGAGCGAGCCTTAATAAGTAAGCTTACGGGAACGAAAATCTGTCGTCGGTACTATCGTCATCGCCATCGTCATTGTTGACCTTGGCAAAAGCAGTAAACTTTATCTCAATTCGAGTTGTTCGATGACCGAGAAAGAGTAAAAGAAAGATGCGAGAAAGGGAATTCACGGTCCTCCACTACGAACAAATGCCTAAGTACCTTCTACTAAAATTGCCGTTCACCAAAAATGAGAGATAATTCGCTATAATAAACTAATTGAAGAGAGAAGGTAGAGAATGGCGCGTTACTGCGTCCAATCTTTTTCGTGGAAATACTTTACGGAACTGAATGACGTACTACATATTTTGAGAAAAATGGACGATTATGAACTGCGCGCGTGTTATGTCGGTCAATAATGAGACAGtacataaatttatacataACCTAACGCACGGGAACTAAAATCGAATGTTACTATTGATGGATAcctatattacgtatatggACTTGGGTGTTTATCAGGCAAGATGTGTCGACGCAATATCGAAAGCACGATGATCGGTTCACCTGtcaaagggcgtgtgctcgGCACAACGCCTTTACGAAGATGGAAAGCGCGTGTCGTGCTTTAACACGATTTCAAGCGGAAGCAGGCCAAATACATATTGTACGCGAGAGAACAAGCTAAATCTACTACGCAATGTATCTCCGATTTCTCCGAACCATATAAGGGATCAAATATTGCAAGCAAATATTAGTTGTAACATCGATCCAACACTTACGCGGTTAGTTGTCATATCAAGAAATTCCTATGTTCGATGAAAACAACTGCCAATACGTTAACTATCGTGTAGGTATACGGTAGAGCGAGATTTGaaactaattattttttcgattctttttaagcataaaatgtataatttcatCACCAACTATACAACTAAGATGGCGGCAATTATCTTGTTCGTTAGGGCTGTCGCGTCGCGTGCGTCGCATCCGCTGTGAGCGGCAAGTGACTACCTTCAGACCACCTTTTTATCGTACTGGAATCTAACGAactttattaaaatgataattcGTTCGATAAACGAAACGATATGATGACGTACATCAAACGAGAACGAGTCGAAATGAACGATTTCGACTAcgaaaatgtaataaaacgaCCAAGTTACAAGTTATTTCGAGCAACTTGTGAAAAAGATCAGGCGACTGCATGGCTACGGGGTCTACACGATCCGCGTTCAATTACACTTCGTATTATTTACGGGCGATATTTTAAAAGACATTGCGTGCAATGACCTCTGCTTCACTTGTACACACGCATATAATTACGTTTGAAAAAAGACTCACCTTTAGAGTGTTACAAACGGCCTAGAAAGTCGAGGCTTCGGCGTATTCAACGGCTCCCGTCCACTACGATCTCACAGAGTGCACTGGCGCAACGAGCGGAAGCCGCCATCTTGAACTGCATTCACTTGACGCTTTCCGTCCGTTCGAAATACACTTCTTTACCATTCCCGCCTTTTCTCAACTCTATCGACAAACTATTAATTCGCTTGTGTGCATTTGACaaaatcaattattttacatttttccaaATATCTTTGCTATTCCTATGCTTCCTTTAAAATTCTGttgtaatatatacatacgtaggTACACATTTTCAATTGATTAAATTGTATGCATTTACATTAGCATGATATTACCGAATCAAAAACAGTTTGACATTCTTCTTTACATTTCAATCAATCGGTTACAATCGttgtttcaattaatttaaaagttgtacaatttttctttttgcttgaCATATTTGTTTAAAGTTTGAATAATGTTAAAAACTCTATTGGAACTCGCACCCCCTACGTTTATGCGCCATTTTCTTCAAATACACGTACATTTACCGTAAAGAAAGTTCCTGGTTCGCTAAAGTGCTTCGTCGTTCTATAGACCTATCGTTATCAgtgatttttaaaatatcctTGCAAAAAAGATGCCCAAGTCGAAAAGAGATAAGAAAagtaacgttacactatattaTTCGATAGCTTTTATTTACTGTTTTATTACGAATGCATAATTTTCCCAGACTAACCTAAAAATGCCTCACGTGTCTCCGAGTAATtgataaatttgtatttcacAGTATCTCTTACGAAAACAAATAAGAAAGGCCTTGCTTTGAAACAACAAATCGTGGAGGATGTTAGAAGTTGCGTTGAGAAATATGACAGGATATTTCTTCTATCTGTACATAATATGCGCAATAACAAACTTAAAGATTTACGATCGGAATGGAAAGACAGTCGGtttttttttggtaaaaaCAAGGTGATAGCGCTAGCTTTCGGTAAATTACCGGAAACCGAAGCTGCGGAAGGTCTTCATAAATTATCATTAGCATTAAGAGGACAATGCGGTCTGCTATTTACAAACAGGAGTAAGAAAGAGGTATATATTtctctattaaaatattaattgttgACACGTAGAAAGTTTGTATCTATTTGTTTGTATCTTGTTAAGGTATTGAAATGGATGGAAGAATATGAAGAAATAGATTATGCTAGATCTGGATTTGTTGCTCAAGAAACTATAGTGTTACGTGAAGGGCCAATGCCAGAGTTTTCACATAGTATAGAACCTCATTTCAGACAATTGGGAATGCCCACAGCTTTACAGAAGGGTGTGGTAACATTAATCAAGGACTACATTGTATGTAAAGAGGGTCAAACGTTAAATCCAGAACAAGCGAGGATTTTGGTAAAGatgtttttctatatttcatgTTACATCTTAAATACAATGAAATAATCGTTTGTTCCTGTTGCAGAAATTACTTGATAAACCATTGGCTACCTTTAAATTTATACCATTAGGTATATTTTCCAAGAAACATGGATATAAAGAACTTATATCTCAACATGATGTTAAAGAAAATATGGAAGAACAAATGGACATAGAGGAAACagaaaatattgataatacATGAGATAGATACAACAGacaaatttatatatgtagGTGTTTTCTTCTACCTCCCTTCCTTCCACACATTTACTCATTTGCATGCACACATACACGTACACACAACGATATAGAATTTTACTTTTCAACTTACACATTttgttaaaagaaaaaaagaaagaaaaaaaagaaacatatgAACATACCAATTAGACATTTTTGAAACAACTGATGTAAAATAGACattaacatatttttaaaacctCAAAATTATGAAATCTCCTTTTAACTATTGTctgtttatttaaatcatttaatgaaacaaaatgatGATGCTACctctatatttttctatattttggATTGTTGGAATTGTATGGGTAAATCATAAAATCGTTATGTTAGCCTATGACATGGATATCAAAAAACAACAAAatctgaatttaatttatctttaatTGTCTACCTATATAGACGATTTATTATTGGTGCTCCGAGAATCCTTGTAATAATAATCGTAAGATGACTTTTAATGTAAATTCTGATACTAGAAGTAGTACGATATCGATCGATTCTTCGGATGTATCTGACAATGATGAATTTTTGAAACGTAATAGAAAGGGATTAAAATATGAGGTGTATATCAAcaaattcaaatattaaattaaaaaaaatttatgtactaatatttatagtattaCAGCTAATTAAGTTGTTTCGTTACGTATTTCATTATTGATTACAGACTAAAACGCGTTGGCCAAGCAGAActtcgataaatgaaatgtaataTGGACATGCAGAATTTCTATCATTGACGACGTGCTTCCATTAATGTAATTTGGCTGTGAAAAGAATAAACCTATAAAACTTGAACTATTTAACAAAACGATTagttttttattactttgttatttatttattttaaaagctacaagatatatatcattgttacatatgtatttatgtTTAGTTGCAGAATACTGAgcaatatcaaataaattacatGGGAACTTTGAAATTACATAATACGAGACACATCACAAAACATGTGACAAAATCTACTGAATTTTATAACCTATTTGAAAGAATTAGATCATTATgtgatgatattatattaactataacgataaaaataacgtaatatgcaaatatataGCAACATACATTAATATGGCATATTCTATAAAACAAGATATTTTATCCAATGAGTAGCagtatcctataaaattttattcattacGTAGAAACAGGATCTAGTGTAAAattgcttttattttataagtaTTCGCGTCTAGTTAAGCAATATTCATATTAGTTGCAGGAATAAGCattcgaaatttaattttgtaattaaattattgcTAGGGAATGCTTTcaataactaataatttatgtatattcattGAGTATGAATTCAAACATAACTTCTAActttttttatgtttattataaatattatgtaataccTATGAGACATTGCtgatattatgtatatttatgacAAAAAACATACACacaagtaataataaaataaaattgatagaaaatcataaatttaaaataaaatttaaatttatttgtactCTCTAAAAGTAAATAAGCTCAAGAGaagcaataaaataataccaaaaattaaatacatttgatttcgtatatatatatatcataccaaaataataacatagtaacaaaatagtaataataataaacttaaTAACAATCAATATACATTGCTTTGCTATTACAAAGTGATAGCAAACTTATGATAAAGACTTGTAAATGGTACAGAAAAAATATTGTCATTTCCtgtattacatttttcttatagttcattctccttttttcgtgtttccttccttttttttctgaGGAATAGTTCATAACCAACCAGGAAATGTTTTTGCGTTAAACTAAATGTCATTAAAATACAATACTGCACCGTCAAGTAATTTGCATCTACTAGCACTATCATTGTGTGGTTAGCGTCAGGATATCGATCTTCTTTACTATAACTGtttcaaataatatatctCTAACATCATATTCTAATAGTACACAtttaaaatacgaaatatattctaaactgaaaatattttcgGTTCTATTTTCTTTGGTGGAACGCAATTATATTCTTGCATGTTACTGACAATAGTTAAGAAATATTAAGATCATCACTTTCTCTCATGTTATTATGGTACTTTCATTAACAGAAAACGGCAATCTATACTACTTTACTAACATCCTTTATACTTAACTATCTTTAGATGATACGTTTTGAAAGACATAGGCATAGAATATGTTACTatcaagaaaagaagaaaagaagaaaaagaacaaaatttcaacaacacgtttacgttataaaatagaaCTTGTACATAGTTTGAAGAAACAATAACTTCGTATATGAAACTATATAGAAACATCAGATAGAAACATTTCTCATTGTTAGTGCAAATAA is a window from the Bombus huntii isolate Logan2020A chromosome 6, iyBomHunt1.1, whole genome shotgun sequence genome containing:
- the LOC126866720 gene encoding mRNA turnover protein 4 homolog isoform X2 encodes the protein MPKSKRDKKISLTKTNKKGLALKQQIVEDVRSCVEKYDRIFLLSVHNMRNNKLKDLRSEWKDSRFFFGKNKVIALAFGKLPETEAAEGLHKLSLALRGQCGLLFTNRSKKEVLKWMEEYEEIDYARSGFVAQETIVLREGPMPEFSHSIEPHFRQLGMPTALQKGVVTLIKDYIVCKEGQTLNPEQARILKLLDKPLATFKFIPLGIFSKKHGYKELISQHDVKENMEEQMDIEETENIDNT
- the LOC126866720 gene encoding mRNA turnover protein 4 homolog isoform X1 translates to MLPLKFCCNIYILSLTKTNKKGLALKQQIVEDVRSCVEKYDRIFLLSVHNMRNNKLKDLRSEWKDSRFFFGKNKVIALAFGKLPETEAAEGLHKLSLALRGQCGLLFTNRSKKEVLKWMEEYEEIDYARSGFVAQETIVLREGPMPEFSHSIEPHFRQLGMPTALQKGVVTLIKDYIVCKEGQTLNPEQARILKLLDKPLATFKFIPLGIFSKKHGYKELISQHDVKENMEEQMDIEETENIDNT